A stretch of DNA from Candidatus Neomarinimicrobiota bacterium:
CATCGTATGCCGCGTAAAATGGGTGATGTGTCGCGGGACATCGTAAGCCGCCCACTCCGCCCCATAATGTTCGGCGTCCAGTGAGTTCCAATTGGGCAGGCCCAGCACTAAAGTACCATCGTCCCTTAAAGATGAGGTTACTTGGCGCAGATAATCGTTCGGATTGGGGATATGTTCGAAAGCGTGCCAGAATGTGATAACGTCATATTCCTCCTCACTGCCGGCGAACCATTCTTCAGGAGATCGCAGCGTGACAGCATATCTCTCAGACACCTCTCGCCTCGCCACCTCACTCGCATCGATTCCATCTACCTCCCAACCTGCCCGGTGCATGGCGTGCAGGAATTCACCACTGCCGCAACCGACATCAAGGATCCTGCCGCGATGCATCTTAGTTTCTGTTGTAACGAGATTCCGTTTTCTTGCCAGCATCAGTTTACGAACAGTGCGGTAAGCGAAATTGCCGCCCCCACTGGCGGCATGAGGTGTATAGTTTTCTGACTCATAGTAGCGATCTGTTTCATCTTTATCGGGGACAGGACTGGTCAATCGCAAGCCGCAGCCGTCACACTCAAGAACCTTGAACTCCTCCTGAGTGACGACATGGTCTCTGGCGGCAAATACGACTGCC
This window harbors:
- a CDS encoding class I SAM-dependent methyltransferase — encoded protein: MAVVFAARDHVVTQEEFKVLECDGCGLRLTSPVPDKDETDRYYESENYTPHAASGGGNFAYRTVRKLMLARKRNLVTTETKMHRGRILDVGCGSGEFLHAMHRAGWEVDGIDASEVARREVSERYAVTLRSPEEWFAGSEEEYDVITFWHAFEHIPNPNDYLRQVTSSLRDDGTLVLGLPNWNSLDAEHYGAEWAAYDVPRHITHFTRHTMETLLERHGLSISSTHGLPFDAFYISMLSEKSGFGSTLRGLWTGLKSNLSAVNDSNRWSSIIYIIRNSRTSERID